One Tolypothrix bouteillei VB521301 DNA window includes the following coding sequences:
- the ribD gene encoding bifunctional diaminohydroxyphosphoribosylaminopyrimidine deaminase/5-amino-6-(5-phosphoribosylamino)uracil reductase RibD, with protein MMQRCLELARRAVGRTSPNPMVGAVIVKDGKIVGEGFHPRAGEPHAEVFALKAAGADARGATIYVSLEPCNHYGRTPPCSEALVAAGVSKVVVGMVDPNPLVAGGGIARLRAAGIEVVVGVEEEACKKLNEGFVHRILYKRPFGILKYAMTLDGKIATSTGHSAWITNEAARHQVHQVRSACDAVIVGGNTVRHDNPHLTSHQEGAHNPLRIVMSRSLELPEKAHLWQTSEAPTLVLTEQGANPGFQELLRKLGVEVVELTPLTPTRAMAYLYERGFCSVLWECGGVLAASAIAQGAVQKVLAFIAPKIIGGDSAPTPVGDLGFNTMTEALSLERVEMRVVGSDCVVEGYLPTRH; from the coding sequence ATGATGCAGCGGTGTTTGGAATTAGCTCGCCGTGCTGTAGGACGAACTTCTCCAAACCCCATGGTAGGAGCAGTTATTGTTAAAGATGGGAAGATTGTGGGGGAAGGATTTCATCCCCGTGCTGGTGAACCCCATGCAGAAGTTTTTGCTTTAAAAGCAGCTGGTGCTGATGCTCGTGGTGCGACTATTTACGTCAGTCTTGAACCGTGCAATCACTACGGACGGACTCCCCCGTGCTCGGAAGCGTTGGTTGCTGCTGGGGTGTCTAAAGTAGTGGTGGGTATGGTCGATCCCAACCCACTTGTAGCAGGCGGTGGTATTGCTCGCTTGCGTGCTGCAGGTATAGAAGTTGTGGTCGGAGTTGAGGAGGAAGCTTGTAAGAAACTGAATGAGGGATTTGTCCATCGCATTCTCTACAAACGACCTTTTGGGATTTTGAAATATGCTATGACCTTAGACGGTAAAATCGCCACTTCTACCGGTCACAGTGCTTGGATCACAAATGAAGCCGCTCGCCATCAAGTTCATCAAGTAAGATCGGCTTGCGATGCAGTCATTGTTGGTGGCAATACAGTTAGACACGACAACCCCCATCTCACCAGCCACCAAGAAGGAGCGCACAATCCTCTGCGTATTGTGATGAGTCGCAGTCTTGAATTACCTGAAAAAGCTCATTTGTGGCAAACTTCAGAAGCTCCCACTTTGGTTTTAACAGAACAGGGCGCTAACCCTGGCTTTCAAGAACTGTTACGTAAGCTTGGGGTGGAAGTGGTGGAATTAACACCACTCACACCTACTCGGGCAATGGCTTACTTGTACGAACGGGGTTTTTGCAGCGTCCTTTGGGAGTGCGGCGGTGTCTTGGCTGCTAGTGCGATCGCCCAAGGAGCCGTGCAAAAAGTTCTTGCCTTTATTGCTCCTAAAATCATCGGTGGGGACAGTGCCCCTACACCTGTGGGCGATCTTGGTTTTAACACCATGACCGAAGCGTTGTCTTTAGAACGTGTAGAGATGCGAGTTGTCGGTTCTGATTGTGTAGTGGAGGGTTATTTGCCTACTCGTCATTAG
- the mreC gene encoding rod shape-determining protein MreC, with protein MFTARRWWERRGLQIGLLGIVISGAWVLRQTQGALLIEVYEGITRPFQMMQTASPPEERLGDSPRVLELQTRIQDLENQNQKLKQLLSYVEKQPLSARPIPARVVGRGADNWWQQVTLNRGAIAGIKEGYVVKADGGLVGLVESVTPNTSRVLLISDLKSQVGVTVTRTGAKGVLRGDASAEAVLEFYEKVPNVKPGDLVATSTYSQKFPSGLAVGKVKSLDLKKLPASVAKVELFPPIRSLDWVAVYPKPENVEPEKPTSENTQLEKSN; from the coding sequence ATGTTTACAGCACGTCGCTGGTGGGAGCGTAGAGGATTACAAATAGGTCTGTTAGGTATAGTCATCAGTGGTGCGTGGGTATTGAGACAAACCCAAGGTGCGCTCCTTATTGAAGTTTACGAGGGTATTACTCGCCCATTCCAAATGATGCAAACAGCATCCCCCCCAGAGGAACGTTTGGGAGACAGCCCTCGGGTATTAGAACTTCAAACCCGCATACAAGATTTAGAAAATCAAAATCAAAAATTAAAACAATTATTGAGCTATGTAGAAAAGCAGCCCCTATCAGCACGCCCAATTCCAGCCAGAGTTGTCGGGCGAGGTGCTGATAATTGGTGGCAGCAAGTTACCCTCAATCGCGGTGCGATCGCGGGAATTAAAGAAGGTTATGTTGTTAAAGCTGATGGCGGGTTAGTAGGTCTAGTAGAAAGTGTAACTCCCAATACCAGCCGCGTGCTGCTGATTAGCGATCTTAAGAGCCAAGTTGGGGTTACCGTTACCCGTACCGGTGCCAAAGGTGTATTGCGCGGCGACGCTTCGGCAGAAGCAGTGTTAGAGTTTTATGAAAAAGTGCCAAACGTCAAACCTGGAGATTTGGTTGCTACATCTACATACAGCCAAAAATTTCCCTCAGGTTTAGCTGTGGGCAAGGTGAAGTCGCTAGATTTGAAAAAACTCCCAGCATCAGTGGCCAAAGTGGAACTTTTCCCTCCAATACGTTCCTTAGATTGGGTAGCAGTCTACCCCAAGCCTGAAAACGTAGAGCCAGAAAAACCCACTTCAGAAAATACACAGTTAGAAAAATCTAATTAA
- the psaK gene encoding photosystem I reaction center subunit PsaK, which produces MLTSTLLATVATTPLVWSPTVGIIMIISNIAAIAFGKSSIKYPNAEPQLPASNFFGGFGIPGLLATTAFGHILGAGIILGLHNLGRL; this is translated from the coding sequence GTGTTGACGTCTACTTTACTAGCTACTGTCGCTACAACACCTTTGGTATGGAGTCCCACTGTTGGGATAATCATGATTATCAGTAACATTGCAGCGATCGCGTTTGGTAAATCCAGCATTAAATACCCTAATGCAGAGCCCCAACTACCCGCATCTAATTTCTTTGGTGGTTTTGGTATACCTGGGCTGTTAGCAACAACTGCCTTCGGTCATATCTTAGGCGCTGGTATTATCTTAGGATTGCACAATCTTGGTAGGCTCTAG
- a CDS encoding precorrin-8X methylmutase — protein sequence MEWHITDAQSLAIIDSEMGEHIFSPAEYELVRRVVFATADFEYKSLIRFSERALQAAAAALAARTTIVVDVQMVQVGIIQAIQTTFANPVYCSMDFYTHPQKEKTRAASGMETLAKRYPEGIFVVGQSQTALITLVDLIESEEIRPALIVATPAGFLDVDVAKERLRESLVPNITIDSRKGNAVVAVATVDGLVDLAWQAYGKL from the coding sequence ATGGAATGGCATATAACTGACGCTCAAAGTTTGGCAATCATCGACTCAGAAATGGGGGAGCATATATTTTCACCCGCAGAGTACGAACTTGTCCGTCGGGTGGTTTTCGCTACAGCAGACTTTGAGTATAAATCTTTAATTCGCTTTTCTGAACGTGCTTTGCAGGCTGCAGCCGCCGCACTAGCAGCACGCACGACAATTGTAGTAGATGTTCAAATGGTGCAAGTCGGTATTATTCAAGCCATTCAAACGACCTTTGCCAATCCCGTGTATTGCAGTATGGACTTCTACACTCATCCTCAAAAAGAAAAAACTCGCGCTGCGTCGGGGATGGAGACTCTAGCCAAGCGATACCCAGAGGGAATATTTGTAGTCGGTCAATCTCAAACTGCCCTGATAACACTTGTCGATCTCATTGAATCTGAGGAAATCAGACCAGCTTTGATCGTTGCTACACCCGCCGGATTTTTAGATGTGGATGTTGCAAAAGAACGTTTGCGAGAATCTTTAGTTCCCAACATCACAATTGACAGCCGTAAGGGAAATGCTGTTGTAGCAGTTGCTACAGTTGATGGACTCGTAGACTTAGCTTGGCAAGCTTATGGGAAATTATGA
- the mreD gene encoding rod shape-determining protein MreD, giving the protein MQFIQLNGSKQKKPKPKKRQSRVKISPLSRWNPFLRQVIDWGITAGSAFLCLMILPTRFPGMELLGIGPNWTVIWVVAWSVKRTTFQGICAGIILGFLQDAMTSPDPTHAISLGIVGGLTGMLQKQRFIQEDFISIALIVFGMAVLAETIFASQLTLMGNAVAADIWAYFQKVALASAILSSLWAPVVYFPLNRWWQNFKLAEQS; this is encoded by the coding sequence ATGCAATTTATACAACTTAATGGTAGCAAGCAGAAAAAACCAAAACCAAAAAAGCGACAATCCAGAGTAAAGATTAGCCCCTTGTCTCGCTGGAATCCCTTTCTACGCCAAGTGATTGATTGGGGAATTACAGCCGGATCTGCCTTCTTATGCTTAATGATCCTTCCTACCCGTTTTCCGGGTATGGAATTGTTAGGTATTGGACCAAATTGGACCGTGATTTGGGTAGTAGCCTGGAGTGTAAAGCGTACAACCTTTCAAGGAATCTGTGCTGGGATAATTTTAGGGTTTCTACAAGACGCTATGACTTCACCAGACCCAACTCACGCTATAAGTTTGGGAATTGTGGGGGGGCTTACGGGAATGCTTCAAAAACAACGTTTTATTCAAGAAGATTTTATTTCTATTGCCTTAATTGTATTTGGTATGGCAGTTCTTGCAGAAACAATTTTTGCGTCCCAGTTGACTTTAATGGGTAACGCAGTTGCGGCAGATATCTGGGCCTATTTCCAGAAAGTTGCCCTTGCTTCTGCTATTCTCAGTAGTCTGTGGGCACCTGTTGTTTATTTTCCTTTGAATCGCTGGTGGCAAAACTTCAAGCTGGCAGAACAGTCTTGA
- a CDS encoding SufE family protein, with translation MSSTLDSLPPNLAKIVQRFQRSSDQKRRYEQLIWYGQKLSELPESDKIPENKVPGCVSQVYVTAKQEDGKVVFQGDSDSQLTKGLVGLLIEGLNGLTPSEIVQLTPDFIQETGLNVSLTPSRANGFYNIFKTMQKKALEC, from the coding sequence ATGTCCTCGACTCTCGATTCCTTACCGCCCAATCTTGCTAAAATCGTACAGCGCTTTCAAAGGTCTTCTGACCAAAAGCGTCGTTACGAGCAGCTCATTTGGTATGGTCAGAAACTGAGCGAACTTCCAGAATCTGATAAAATACCAGAAAACAAAGTCCCTGGATGCGTTTCTCAAGTGTACGTCACTGCCAAACAGGAAGACGGGAAAGTTGTCTTCCAAGGTGATTCTGATTCTCAATTAACAAAAGGCTTGGTAGGGCTTTTAATTGAAGGGTTAAATGGTCTCACTCCTAGTGAAATTGTGCAACTGACTCCAGATTTTATTCAAGAAACAGGTTTAAACGTTAGTTTGACACCTTCTCGTGCTAACGGATTTTACAATATTTTTAAAACAATGCAAAAAAAAGCGTTGGAGTGTTAG
- a CDS encoding rod shape-determining protein: MGIDLGTANTLVYVSGKGIVLQEPSVVAIDQNEKVALAVGEEAKKMLGRTPGNVIALRPLRDGVIADFDTAELMLKSFIQRVNEGKSLVLPRIVIGIPSGVTGVERRAVMDAATQAGAREVYLIDEPVAAAIGAGLPVAEPTGNMIIDIGGGTTEVAVLSLQGTVLSESVRIAGDELTEAIMQYMKKVHNLVIGERTAEDIKIRIGSAYPTHDDDDSIMEVRGLHLLSGLPRTVTIKGPEIRESMSEPLSVIIEAVKRTLERTPPELAADIIDRGIMLAGGGALLKGLDTLISHETGIVTHVAADPLSCVVLGTGRVLENFKQLERVFSGRSRNM; the protein is encoded by the coding sequence ATGGGTATCGATCTCGGTACTGCCAACACCCTCGTATATGTATCAGGTAAAGGGATTGTTCTTCAAGAACCTTCTGTAGTCGCGATCGATCAAAACGAAAAAGTCGCCCTAGCAGTAGGAGAAGAAGCAAAAAAAATGCTCGGTCGGACACCAGGGAATGTTATTGCCTTGCGTCCTTTACGGGATGGTGTAATTGCTGACTTTGACACGGCTGAGCTGATGTTAAAAAGCTTTATTCAGCGAGTCAACGAAGGTAAATCCTTAGTCTTACCTCGTATAGTCATCGGTATTCCTAGTGGAGTCACAGGAGTAGAAAGACGAGCTGTTATGGACGCTGCTACTCAAGCAGGCGCACGAGAAGTTTACCTCATTGATGAGCCTGTGGCTGCAGCTATTGGAGCTGGGCTCCCTGTAGCAGAGCCAACTGGCAATATGATTATTGATATTGGTGGTGGGACAACAGAAGTCGCAGTCCTCAGTCTTCAAGGTACGGTACTTTCCGAATCAGTACGCATCGCTGGAGATGAACTGACGGAAGCAATCATGCAGTATATGAAGAAAGTTCATAACTTAGTGATTGGAGAACGAACTGCAGAAGACATAAAAATTCGCATTGGCTCGGCGTACCCCACTCACGATGATGATGACTCCATTATGGAAGTCAGAGGCTTGCACTTGCTTTCTGGTTTACCGCGAACCGTGACTATTAAAGGACCGGAAATTCGTGAAAGTATGTCTGAACCACTCTCAGTCATTATAGAAGCGGTGAAGCGAACTCTAGAACGGACACCTCCCGAATTAGCGGCAGATATTATCGACCGAGGGATTATGCTTGCTGGAGGAGGTGCTTTGCTGAAGGGATTGGATACCCTAATTAGTCATGAGACGGGTATAGTTACACACGTTGCTGCCGATCCATTAAGCTGTGTTGTGTTAGGAACAGGACGAGTGCTAGAAAACTTCAAACAATTGGAACGTGTGTTTAGTGGACGTTCTCGAAATATGTAA
- a CDS encoding alpha/beta fold hydrolase yields MSTNVLSASTNSEIGGVVREFTWQWENQQIRVVYESLGTGSPLLLLPAFSTVSMRSEMGEIGKLLSPYFQVTAVDWPGFGQSSRLPVDYQPALYQQFLYDFVTSVFNKPVTIIAAGHSTAYVLQVANKIPTAFSRIVLVAPTWRGPLPTMGVNSQVAGIFRGMVRSPIIGQLLYKLNTVPSFLSLMYRRHVYVDEAKLTPSFIQYKWNNTQRPGARFAPAAFVTGNLDAVNNQDDFLTLAKNLSVPLMVVIGESSPSKSRAEMNALAELPGVQSTVLPGSLGMHEEYPSAIVEAIRDFLLLNYN; encoded by the coding sequence ATGTCAACCAATGTGTTATCTGCGTCTACTAATAGTGAAATCGGTGGAGTTGTTCGAGAATTTACTTGGCAGTGGGAAAATCAACAAATTCGTGTGGTTTATGAAAGTTTGGGTACAGGTTCTCCACTCCTACTGCTTCCAGCTTTTAGCACTGTTTCTATGCGCTCGGAAATGGGGGAAATCGGTAAACTGCTGTCTCCCTATTTTCAAGTGACTGCTGTCGATTGGCCCGGTTTTGGTCAATCTTCACGACTTCCAGTTGATTACCAACCCGCTTTATATCAGCAGTTTTTATACGATTTCGTGACTTCTGTATTTAATAAGCCAGTCACAATTATTGCAGCCGGTCACAGTACAGCTTATGTTCTTCAAGTTGCAAACAAAATACCGACAGCATTCTCACGGATTGTCTTGGTAGCTCCAACTTGGCGCGGTCCCTTACCTACCATGGGTGTCAACAGCCAAGTGGCTGGAATCTTTCGAGGAATGGTGCGATCGCCCATCATCGGACAACTTCTTTATAAGCTCAACACTGTTCCATCTTTCTTGAGTTTGATGTACCGTCGCCATGTCTATGTGGATGAAGCAAAACTTACACCAAGCTTCATTCAGTACAAATGGAACAATACTCAACGACCGGGAGCAAGATTTGCACCAGCTGCGTTTGTGACTGGTAATCTCGACGCAGTGAATAACCAAGATGATTTTTTGACGCTGGCGAAGAATCTGTCTGTTCCCTTGATGGTTGTTATTGGAGAATCTAGCCCATCCAAATCCCGTGCTGAGATGAATGCTTTGGCTGAGTTACCGGGAGTGCAATCGACTGTTTTACCGGGTTCTTTGGGTATGCATGAGGAATATCCGTCTGCGATTGTAGAAGCAATTCGGGATTTTTTATTGTTGAATTACAACTAA
- the dapB gene encoding 4-hydroxy-tetrahydrodipicolinate reductase, with translation MSNQSPIPVVVIGAGGKMGREVVKAVAQASDMNLVGAIDTSVELQGKDAGELAGLTEPLEIPITNQLEPMLAFAAQEKQPGVMVDFTHPKSVYDNIRSAIAYGVRPVVGTTGLTQEQISELAEFADKASTGCLIIPNFSIGMVLLQQAAVTASHYFDHVEIIELHHNQKADAPSGTAIQTAQLLAEMGKEFNTPLVEETEKLPGARGSQGGEGIRIHSVRLPGLIAHQEVIFGAAGQIYTLRHDTSDRACYMPGVLLAIRKVLQLKSLVYGLEKIL, from the coding sequence ATGTCAAATCAATCTCCTATTCCAGTCGTTGTTATTGGTGCTGGCGGCAAAATGGGTCGTGAGGTCGTTAAAGCAGTAGCACAAGCATCCGATATGAATCTTGTAGGTGCTATTGATACCAGTGTGGAACTTCAAGGTAAAGACGCAGGTGAACTTGCAGGTTTAACAGAACCTTTGGAAATTCCCATCACCAATCAACTCGAACCCATGCTGGCATTTGCAGCACAGGAAAAACAGCCAGGAGTGATGGTAGATTTTACTCATCCCAAATCGGTTTATGATAATATACGCAGTGCGATCGCTTATGGTGTTCGTCCTGTCGTTGGAACCACCGGGCTAACTCAAGAACAAATTAGTGAGTTAGCAGAATTTGCGGATAAAGCCAGTACTGGCTGTCTGATTATTCCCAACTTTTCTATTGGAATGGTACTGCTACAACAAGCTGCAGTCACTGCATCCCACTATTTCGATCATGTTGAAATTATAGAACTGCATCACAATCAAAAAGCAGATGCGCCGAGCGGTACGGCAATTCAAACGGCTCAATTGCTGGCGGAAATGGGTAAAGAATTTAACACACCTCTTGTGGAAGAAACAGAGAAATTACCAGGAGCAAGGGGAAGTCAAGGTGGAGAAGGTATTAGAATCCACAGCGTTAGGTTACCGGGGTTAATAGCTCACCAGGAAGTGATTTTTGGCGCAGCAGGTCAAATATATACCCTCAGACACGATACTAGCGATCGCGCTTGTTATATGCCGGGAGTACTACTAGCAATTCGCAAAGTCTTGCAGTTAAAGTCGTTAGTATATGGATTAGAAAAAATTTTATAA
- a CDS encoding TPM domain-containing protein, which produces MQHSVWRRFLAFAAVLFLAGSIWIAHSPNAYAYDNPELLPDTPTPVVDLAKSLNSIQEEKLVKDLDKFEADTGWKLRVLTQYDRTPGRAVINFWGLDDKSVLLVADSRGGNILSFSVGDAVYELLPRTFWIELQTRFGNLYFVREQGEDQAILQAMETVKTCLVQGGCGVVPGLPREQWILTLITSTIGGIICGFAAQPRREGEIIAWQWALIFSPLWGILFLAFGIGPVVTRTSDWLPVIRNIAGFFIGALVAYLSLVFSRSSPSAES; this is translated from the coding sequence ATGCAGCATAGTGTTTGGCGGCGGTTTTTGGCATTTGCGGCAGTATTGTTTTTAGCCGGATCGATTTGGATAGCGCATTCTCCCAACGCATACGCTTATGACAATCCCGAGTTACTACCGGATACCCCAACCCCAGTCGTAGACTTAGCTAAATCGCTCAACAGCATTCAAGAAGAGAAGCTTGTCAAAGACTTAGACAAATTTGAAGCCGACACGGGTTGGAAACTGCGAGTGTTAACACAGTACGATCGCACCCCAGGTCGTGCAGTCATCAACTTTTGGGGCTTAGACGATAAAAGCGTTTTACTTGTTGCTGACTCCCGTGGCGGAAATATTTTGAGCTTTAGTGTTGGTGACGCAGTTTATGAATTACTACCACGTACTTTTTGGATAGAATTGCAGACCCGCTTTGGAAACCTGTACTTTGTGAGAGAACAAGGCGAAGACCAAGCTATTCTTCAAGCGATGGAGACCGTGAAAACTTGCTTGGTGCAAGGAGGTTGTGGCGTTGTTCCGGGATTACCGCGAGAGCAGTGGATTCTCACTTTAATTACTTCTACCATTGGAGGTATTATCTGTGGGTTCGCCGCTCAGCCTCGACGTGAAGGAGAGATCATTGCTTGGCAGTGGGCTTTAATTTTCTCACCTTTGTGGGGCATTTTATTTCTTGCCTTTGGTATCGGACCGGTTGTCACCAGAACAAGCGATTGGTTACCCGTGATTCGTAACATTGCAGGGTTTTTCATCGGCGCTTTGGTGGCTTACTTGTCTCTAGTTTTCAGTCGTTCTTCTCCCAGTGCTGAGTCTTAG
- a CDS encoding YtxH domain-containing protein, which translates to MSNNRSGLFIGGLMLGSAIGTLTGLLLAPRTGRETRQLLKKSASALPELAEDISTSVQMQADRLSASARTNWDETLDRLRDALAAGIDASQRESQVLKRQNTEQNSDPVTQHLDS; encoded by the coding sequence ATGTCTAACAACCGTTCAGGATTATTTATCGGTGGATTAATGTTAGGATCTGCCATTGGTACCCTAACCGGATTACTCTTGGCTCCCCGCACAGGGCGCGAAACGCGTCAATTATTAAAAAAATCTGCCAGTGCTCTACCAGAATTAGCAGAAGATATCTCAACGAGTGTTCAGATGCAAGCAGACCGCCTATCTGCAAGCGCACGTACCAATTGGGATGAAACACTAGATCGATTGCGAGATGCGCTTGCAGCTGGTATAGATGCCAGTCAGAGGGAAAGCCAAGTCTTAAAGCGGCAAAACACAGAGCAAAACTCAGATCCTGTTACACAACACTTAGATAGCTAG